Genomic DNA from Streptomyces venezuelae:
GTCCTTCGGGCTCCGCGCGTACCAGACGCCGCCCTTCCGGCCGTCCTCGCCGGGTGCGCCGACCGCGACGTCGGGGCGGGAGTCGCCGTCGTAGTCGCCGGTCGCGACGGACGCGCCGAGGTGGTCGTCCGCCTCCGCCGTGCCCGCGACGCCCGCGGTGTTCTGGCTGACGGCGGGGCCCGTGAAGGGCTGGCCCGCGCCGGCCGAGGCGAGGGTCCAGTACGTGCCCGCGTTCCGGGCGGTCCCGACGGCCTCCGCGTCCGCGCCGACGATCAGCTCGGCGCCGCCGTTCCCGTCGAGGTCGTCGGCGGCGAGGTGCGCACCGAAGTTGTCGTCGGCCTCCGCCGTGCCGCCGACCTCGGGCGAGGACTGGGTGGTGCACGCGGTGCCGCCGTCGCCGAGCGCGCCGTCCTTCTTGCCGTAGACGGTGAGGATCGCGCCGCCGAGCCGGTCCTCGCAGTGGGTCTGCTCGGTCTCGGGGTTGGGCTGTACGTTGCCGACGGCGAGGTCGGTCGTGCCGTCCCCGTCGAAGTCGCCGGTGGCGAGCGACGTGTTCGTGCGGTCGGAGGTCCGCCACGTCTCCTTCCACTCGCCCGACGCGCGGTTCATGACCGTCGTACCGCTGATCTCCATGCCGTTGTACGAGACGGCGAGGTCGTCCCCGCCGTCGCCGTCGAAGTCACCGCTCGCGAGGGCGGTGGAGCCCGCGAAGTGCCAGCCGGCGACCCGCTCCAGCGTGGCGGGCGAGCCCGCGGTGAACGGTCCCGGCCGCATCCGCACGGAGCTGGACTCGTCGAAGTGGGCGTTGAAGGCGATGTCGTTGTCGCCGTCCTTGTCGAAGTCGCCGGTGGCGAGCTGCGCCCCGTACCGCGAACTGTCGAAGTTCCCGTTGGCGGCGGTGAAGCCGCCCTTGAGGCCGCCCGCGCCGCCCCACACGACGGCGACGGTACCGACGCTCAGGCCGACGGTGGTGTCCTCGTCGGGCGCGCCCACGACCAGGTCGCTGTAGCCGTCGCCGTTCATGTCGTCGGACGCGACGGCGTACCCGAAGCCGTCGCCCGCCTCCGCGGTGCCCGGCACCCCGGCCGTGGACTGGCTGACGGTCGTCGACCCGTGCTTGCCGAGGCCCGACGCGCCGCCCCAGACGACGTTGACGTACCCGGCCTCGGCCTTGCCGTCCACGGTGGCGCTCGGCACGCCGACCGCGAGGTCCACGTAGCCGTCGCCGTTGTAGTCGCCGCGGATCTTGGAGGGGGCGTCGACGGCCGCGGCGCTGCCCGCGGTCACGCCGGTGACGCCGAGGGCGGTGGCGGCGCAGAGGGCGGCGGCGCCGAGGAGGCGGTTACGGGTGTACGTGGCCATGGAGAGGTCTCCAACGTGTGTGAGGGATGCGGGAGTTGACGTAGGTGAAGTGCGGTGTGGGCCGGATCAGCGCAGCGTGCGCCCGAACCCCGCCCCCGCGCCGCCGGCCCCGAAGTCCGTGCCGTTGAACGAGGCCGCGTAGGACGCCGTCAGGCCCGTCGACGTGCCGCGCAGGACCCACACGGCGCCGACGTCCCGCGTCGTGCCGATGTCCTCGCCGAGCGCGCCCGCGGCCAGGTCGGCCTTGCCGTTCTTGTTGATGTCCTTGAGGCGTACGGACGTACCGAAGCCGTCGCCGTCCTCGGCGATGCCGGGCACGCCGGCGGTCTCCTGATGCCAGGCGCGGCCCGCGGTGAAGGCGCCACGCTCCGACGTGAGCAGGGTGACGCTGCCGCTTTCGGCCACCCCGTCGACCGTCTCACCGGGCGCGCCCACCGCGAGGTCCGCGAGACCGTCGCCGGTGACGTCGCCCGCGGAGACGGCCGCGCCGAACCCGTCGCCCGCCTCGTCGGCACCCGGCACACCCGCGCTGCCCTGGTGGTACGTCACCGGGGTACCGAACTTGCCGTCGCCGCCGCGTCGCACGGTGACCGAGCCGCCACTGCCGCCCGCCGCGTCGCGTGCGTTGCCGGTGATCAGGTCGTCGTAGCCGTCGCCGTCGACGTCGCCCGCGGTGGCCGCGTCGCGCGTCGCCGTCGGGTCGCCGCCCTCGGCGAGGACCTCGGCCCGGTAGCCGTAGTCGCCTACGCCGCCGTTCATGTGCGCGGTCCAGGCGCCGCCGTCCGCGCGCTCGCCGTACAGGACGAAGCCGACACCGTCCTTGTACTTGAAGTTGCCGGCGACCATGCCGTCCAGCCGGACGCCTTCGGGCAGGAAGTCGACCTCCAGGCCGTGCACGTGCCCGTTCTCGCCCGCGCCGGTGTAGTAGTACCAGTTGTCGCCGCTGATGACGGCCAGTTGGGGCGAGCCGTCGTAGTCCAGGTCGGTCCAGACGGCGGCTTCGCCGAAGCGTCCTGTGGTGTCGGCGGGGGAGTTCAGGGCGCGGCCGCCGGAGGTGAAGGGGGTCCGGCCGCCGTGGACGACGGTGACGGAGCCGGACGGCTTGCCGGTGACCTGCTCGCCGGGGGCGCCGACGATCAGGTCGGCGAAGCCGTCGCCGTTCACGTCCCCGCTGGTGACGCTCTCGCCGAACTCGTCGCCGGGCTCGGTGACGCCGGGTACGCCGGGGGTGTCCTGGCTGACGGTGACGGACCGGCCCTCCGACACCCCGCTCGCCGAACCGAAGGTCACCGTGACGGAGTTGGAGTCGGGGGACCCGATGGCGAGGTCGCGGTAGCCGTCGCCGTTGAAGTCGTCCTTCAGGGCGGGGGCGGCGCTCGCCGTACCGGCCAGGGGCAGCGTGAGTCCGGCCGCCGCGAGGGCCGCGACGGTGGCGGTGACGGCCAGGTTTCTTACGCGCACGTGGATCTCCCGGAGGGTGGGCCTTTGGGTATGGCTTCCGGGGGTGTGACTCGTGAGGCGTATGAAGGGTTGTGTGACAGTGTGCGCGCGGTAGCCGTCGGGTGAACGGCAGTTGGTCACGCCGCGGCGGAGGAGACGAACCGTGGGCCGGGCGCCACGGGGCTTCCGTCGCGGCCCGGGTACACGACGACGAGGCCCCGACTGTCCCCTCGTACGTCCCGTTCTCGTCCCACCGGGGCCGGGTTGGGCGGTGACTTCGGTGGGCCGGTGTCTTTGATGGTTGCCGGGGCCGCCCGGGGTTTTGCGGAGTGTGGCGGTTCCGGGCCGGGAGTAAAGGGCGCTCCGCTGCGCTGCGCGTCGGCTGCGCCGATTCCGCTGCGCTCCACCCTTGACTCCCGTCCCT
This window encodes:
- a CDS encoding FG-GAP-like repeat-containing protein, translated to MRVRNLAVTATVAALAAAGLTLPLAGTASAAPALKDDFNGDGYRDLAIGSPDSNSVTVTFGSASGVSEGRSVTVSQDTPGVPGVTEPGDEFGESVTSGDVNGDGFADLIVGAPGEQVTGKPSGSVTVVHGGRTPFTSGGRALNSPADTTGRFGEAAVWTDLDYDGSPQLAVISGDNWYYYTGAGENGHVHGLEVDFLPEGVRLDGMVAGNFKYKDGVGFVLYGERADGGAWTAHMNGGVGDYGYRAEVLAEGGDPTATRDAATAGDVDGDGYDDLITGNARDAAGGSGGSVTVRRGGDGKFGTPVTYHQGSAGVPGADEAGDGFGAAVSAGDVTGDGLADLAVGAPGETVDGVAESGSVTLLTSERGAFTAGRAWHQETAGVPGIAEDGDGFGTSVRLKDINKNGKADLAAGALGEDIGTTRDVGAVWVLRGTSTGLTASYAASFNGTDFGAGGAGAGFGRTLR
- a CDS encoding FG-GAP-like repeat-containing protein, with the translated sequence MATYTRNRLLGAAALCAATALGVTGVTAGSAAAVDAPSKIRGDYNGDGYVDLAVGVPSATVDGKAEAGYVNVVWGGASGLGKHGSTTVSQSTAGVPGTAEAGDGFGYAVASDDMNGDGYSDLVVGAPDEDTTVGLSVGTVAVVWGGAGGLKGGFTAANGNFDSSRYGAQLATGDFDKDGDNDIAFNAHFDESSSVRMRPGPFTAGSPATLERVAGWHFAGSTALASGDFDGDGGDDLAVSYNGMEISGTTVMNRASGEWKETWRTSDRTNTSLATGDFDGDGTTDLAVGNVQPNPETEQTHCEDRLGGAILTVYGKKDGALGDGGTACTTQSSPEVGGTAEADDNFGAHLAADDLDGNGGAELIVGADAEAVGTARNAGTYWTLASAGAGQPFTGPAVSQNTAGVAGTAEADDHLGASVATGDYDGDSRPDVAVGAPGEDGRKGGVWYARSPKDGGPRPEVTSVTPGKLGLAGAREYGTVLGR